From the Roseibium salinum genome, one window contains:
- a CDS encoding GlxA family transcriptional regulator, whose product MPKRVSIVVFRECDPSIIYGVFDTLWAAGKFSNNPPDEPLFEPRIVAAEHGPLELITGVSIIPQDSIDDIEETDIVFVPNPVVSTPEELHALDRRVIDWVAKMHEKGALICSACGGSLVLAAAGLLSGRESTTHWSHVPVFRQEFPDVRLHEDRILVQSGEGHNIISCGGASSWQDLALLLIARYGSGKEAIRMSRFFLYQWHRDGQLPYASMAVNVVHADAVILKCQTWIAQNYERADVVNEVARVSGLPKRTFDRRFKAATGYSPLAYVQALRIEEAKQMLETGSAPVDAIGREVGYEDASSFSRLFRRLTGISPGDYRRRFRIPDYARPISENGAED is encoded by the coding sequence GTGCCGAAGCGCGTCAGCATCGTGGTCTTTCGGGAGTGCGACCCGTCGATCATCTACGGCGTTTTCGATACGCTCTGGGCGGCGGGAAAGTTTTCGAATAATCCCCCGGACGAGCCGCTCTTCGAGCCGCGCATTGTCGCGGCCGAGCACGGACCGCTCGAACTCATCACCGGCGTCAGCATCATTCCGCAGGACTCGATCGACGACATCGAGGAGACCGATATCGTCTTCGTGCCGAACCCCGTGGTGTCGACGCCCGAGGAGCTTCACGCCCTCGATCGCCGGGTCATCGACTGGGTTGCGAAGATGCACGAAAAGGGCGCGCTGATTTGTTCCGCCTGTGGCGGTTCACTGGTCCTGGCTGCGGCGGGTCTGCTCTCGGGGCGCGAGTCGACGACGCACTGGAGCCATGTGCCGGTGTTCCGCCAGGAGTTCCCCGACGTCCGCCTGCATGAGGACCGTATCCTGGTCCAATCCGGCGAGGGCCACAACATCATCTCCTGCGGCGGTGCTTCGTCATGGCAGGACCTCGCACTGCTCCTGATCGCCCGCTATGGGAGCGGCAAGGAAGCGATCCGCATGTCCAGGTTCTTCCTCTACCAGTGGCACCGCGACGGACAGCTCCCCTATGCCTCGATGGCGGTCAATGTCGTCCATGCCGACGCCGTCATTCTCAAATGCCAGACCTGGATTGCACAGAACTACGAGCGCGCCGACGTGGTCAACGAAGTGGCGCGCGTATCGGGCCTGCCCAAGCGCACGTTCGACCGCCGCTTCAAGGCGGCCACCGGCTATTCTCCGCTGGCCTACGTTCAGGCGCTGCGCATCGAGGAGGCAAAGCAGATGCTCGAGACCGGCTCCGCGCCGGTAGATGCGATCGGCCGCGAGGTCGGCTACGAGGATGCCTCCTCGTTCAGCCGCCTGTTCCGGCGCCTGACAGGCATCTCTCCCGGCGACTACCGCCGCCGCTTCAGGATCCCCGACTATGCCCGGCCGATTTCCGAGAACGGGGCTGAAGATTGA
- a CDS encoding MATE family efflux transporter, giving the protein MSLTLQEFSSGSGAPWRLRLEEGRALIRLAVPIMLIALVNMGMSITDTVMVSAQFGTRALAAVAVGSDLYSIFFYLSAGVLAGIAPFYTAAVTRTDAHERARLERIGWAIVALLAAFTVPLVWFAPSWLNVFGIDPSLLDQSQGYTRAMALTLVPMLGVMLYRTVLTAAEKPKVFLKVTLAMLPLNGLANHVFMTGAGPIPAMGPAGAGVSSLLVSAVSLAVLVTVARRVSPPAPALIDARPDWRRIGAILRVGVPIGLTTVTEIGIFLAATVYAARLGAADVAAHTLTLRTAGVVYALPAALLQASMVRMARADSLGDRNTGQAVVAASLGLSLVSGTMILLLVVAGAGPLADALLDDSAAGRAAAGILLNLLIMLGVMEFIINPGMAAAGILRGRKDTRAPMVYALFGYWAVSAPLGIYLCEVQQAGVTGIWIGLAAGTLVTTVLTLSRLAGIRLPGIAPALPRPSPQNTAQPPRRGDIPAGRPEAGRA; this is encoded by the coding sequence ATGTCTCTGACACTTCAAGAATTTTCATCCGGCTCCGGCGCCCCTTGGCGCCTCCGCCTGGAGGAAGGGCGCGCGCTCATCAGGCTGGCAGTGCCGATCATGCTGATCGCACTCGTCAACATGGGCATGAGCATAACCGACACGGTCATGGTTTCCGCGCAGTTCGGCACGCGGGCGCTGGCGGCGGTTGCCGTCGGCAGCGACCTCTACTCCATATTCTTCTACCTGAGCGCCGGCGTCCTGGCGGGCATCGCGCCGTTCTACACGGCAGCAGTGACACGCACCGACGCGCACGAGCGTGCGCGGCTCGAGCGGATCGGATGGGCGATCGTGGCCCTGCTGGCGGCGTTCACGGTTCCGCTGGTCTGGTTCGCGCCCTCGTGGCTCAACGTCTTCGGCATCGATCCATCCCTGCTCGATCAGAGCCAGGGCTACACGCGCGCCATGGCCCTGACGCTCGTCCCGATGCTCGGCGTGATGCTCTACCGCACGGTCCTGACGGCCGCCGAGAAGCCGAAAGTCTTTTTGAAAGTCACGCTTGCCATGCTGCCGCTGAACGGGCTGGCAAATCATGTCTTCATGACCGGTGCCGGCCCTATCCCCGCCATGGGGCCAGCCGGAGCCGGCGTCTCTTCGCTGCTCGTTTCCGCCGTGAGCCTCGCCGTCCTCGTCACCGTCGCCCGCCGCGTCTCGCCCCCCGCGCCCGCGTTGATCGACGCGCGGCCCGATTGGCGCAGGATCGGTGCGATTCTGCGGGTCGGCGTGCCGATCGGGCTTACCACCGTCACCGAGATAGGCATCTTCCTCGCCGCGACCGTCTACGCGGCGCGCCTTGGCGCCGCGGACGTTGCCGCGCACACGCTGACACTGCGGACCGCAGGCGTGGTCTACGCGCTGCCCGCAGCGCTTCTGCAGGCGTCCATGGTGCGCATGGCGCGCGCCGACAGCCTTGGCGACCGGAATACCGGCCAGGCGGTGGTCGCGGCCAGCCTCGGACTGTCGCTTGTCTCCGGCACCATGATCCTGCTGCTGGTTGTCGCCGGGGCGGGGCCGCTCGCTGACGCCCTCCTCGACGACAGCGCGGCAGGCCGCGCGGCTGCCGGCATCCTGCTCAATCTGCTGATCATGCTCGGGGTGATGGAGTTCATCATCAATCCCGGCATGGCCGCCGCCGGCATTCTGCGAGGGCGCAAGGATACCCGCGCGCCCATGGTCTATGCGCTCTTCGGATACTGGGCGGTCAGTGCCCCGCTTGGCATCTACCTTTGCGAGGTGCAGCAAGCCGGCGTCACCGGCATCTGGATCGGCCTTGCCGCGGGCACGCTCGTGACAACGGTCCTGACGCTCTCCCGGCTTGCCGGGATACGTCTGCCAGGCATCGCACCGGCATTGCCCCGCCCCTCGCCTCAAAACACGGCCCAACCGCCGCGTCGTGGAGACATTCCCGCCGGTCGGCCAGAAGCAGGAAGGGCCTGA
- a CDS encoding class I SAM-dependent methyltransferase: MDKNMHTHHDPIDTAKLEALVARAVGDLSAGYGGVMVSLGNRLGLYKAMAGAGPLSAGELAARADCAERYVREWLNSQVAGDYIAYHANSDTYEMTPEQAMVLANEDSPVFLPTAWAVPASMWADEEKALEAFRTGNGIPWGDHDGRLACGVAAFYRNGYKASLVSEWLPAVEGVAEKLTAGGLVADIGCGHGHSTMLMAQAFPASRFHGFDSHQESLAEARKISADAGLSERATFAAARADDYPGTGYDLICFFDALHDMGDPVAVARHAAKALAPDGTVMLVEPFANDRVEDNISPVARMYYAASTTICCAHAISDGGHLVLGAQAGEARLADVFRKAGFTRFRRAFETPFNLVLEARL, from the coding sequence ATGGACAAGAACATGCATACCCACCACGATCCAATCGATACCGCGAAGCTCGAAGCGCTGGTCGCACGCGCGGTCGGCGACCTTTCCGCCGGCTATGGCGGCGTCATGGTCAGCCTTGGCAACCGGCTCGGCCTCTACAAGGCGATGGCCGGCGCCGGGCCGCTCAGCGCAGGCGAACTCGCCGCCCGCGCCGACTGTGCCGAACGTTATGTGCGCGAATGGCTCAACTCGCAGGTGGCGGGCGATTACATCGCCTACCACGCGAACAGCGATACCTACGAGATGACGCCCGAACAGGCGATGGTCCTCGCCAATGAGGACAGCCCCGTTTTCCTTCCAACCGCCTGGGCCGTTCCCGCATCCATGTGGGCCGACGAGGAAAAGGCGCTGGAGGCCTTCCGGACCGGAAACGGCATTCCCTGGGGCGACCATGACGGACGGCTCGCCTGCGGCGTCGCCGCCTTCTACCGCAATGGCTACAAGGCCAGTCTCGTCTCCGAATGGCTGCCGGCAGTCGAGGGCGTGGCGGAAAAGCTCACGGCGGGCGGCCTTGTGGCCGATATCGGCTGCGGGCACGGCCATTCAACCATGCTGATGGCGCAGGCCTTCCCGGCCTCACGTTTCCACGGTTTCGACAGCCACCAGGAATCGCTGGCGGAAGCCCGGAAGATCTCCGCCGATGCCGGGCTTTCCGAGCGCGCGACATTTGCGGCGGCGCGGGCCGACGACTATCCCGGCACCGGCTACGACCTGATCTGCTTCTTCGATGCGCTGCATGACATGGGCGATCCGGTCGCGGTGGCAAGGCATGCGGCCAAGGCGTTGGCACCCGACGGCACGGTGATGCTGGTCGAGCCTTTCGCCAACGACCGGGTCGAGGACAATATTTCGCCCGTGGCCAGGATGTACTACGCGGCCTCAACGACCATCTGCTGCGCCCACGCGATCTCCGATGGCGGCCACCTTGTGCTCGGCGCACAGGCCGGTGAGGCACGACTGGCGGACGTGTTCCGCAAGGCCGGGTTCACCCGGTTCCGCCGTGCATTCGAAACGCCGTTCAACCTGGTTCTGGAAGCGCGGCTGTAA